The sequence GGCGATGCGGGGGTCCGGCACGAAGGCGTCCAGGTGCGACAAGGTGATCAACACCGTGGCCAGGCACAGCATGAGGGTGGTGTCGGTGGTTCTGCGTGTCATGTCGGGATCCGATCCAGGCGGTGTGAGGGGAAGGCAGATCGCGCAACGGGTCGCAAGCGGTGGGTGGCGGCGGCCATCGGCCTCAGGTTCACTTGCAGGAGCAAGACGAGGATCCACAGCGAGTAGGGATTGCCCACGCCGATCAGGTAGCGGTTGAAGAAGGACTGGGCCAGCATGAAGACGAACATCAGTCCCACCAGGAACAACGGGTAGCGGGGCTGGCCCGGTGGCAGGCCGTGGTGAAGCGCGCGGCAGGCCGTGACGACAAAGGCCAGCGTGATGAGCGAGCCGAAGAAAATCCCGTGCTCCAGCGCCAGGTTGATGTACGAGCTCTCGACCGGGAACCCGATGATCTCGGGCAGGGCCGAGCGGATGCCACGGCCCGCGAACAGCAACGAGGCGTCCGAGAACACCAGCTCGATGCCCGCGCGCCATATCTCGGTGCGCCCGGTGGCGCCGGACTCCACGCCGCGGGTGGGCGAATCGATGTCCAGGATGAGGGAGAGGTAGTCCTTGATGGCCGCCCAGTTGAAGAGGACGACACCCACGGCGACGAGCGCCGCGAGCACCAGGCCCATGCGCGAGCGGCGCGAGCCTCGCAAGGCGATCAAGCCGACGCCTGTTGCGCCGGCGACGGCCAGCGCGAGCATGCCGGCGCGGGCCGAAGCGGCCAGCAACACACAGAGGCACAGCACCACCATCGCCAGCGCAAAGACCTTTTGCGACCGGGTGGGCGCGGCCAGCCAGCGCTGAAGGAACAGCAGGGCACCACCGCCGTAGACCAGGCCACTCAGGTTGGGGTGCATGCCCAGCGGTTGGTAACGCACCAGGCCCAGGCCGTGCTCCACGCTGCCCGAGAGCGAGGCGAACAAGGCCGGTGACTCCAGGGCGAGCACCGTGCCCACCAGCGCCACATAGGCCCAGCGGAACACAACGATCAGCTCGTCCGCACCCCGGTGCCGGATCAGGAACGCCATGGCCACCAGCACCAGCAGCAGCATGGCGCCGTACATCGTCGAGAGCACGTTGCCCGTCATCCACGCCACCAGCATGGCAAACAGGAAGGCGGTGCCGAACAGCCATTCGACCAGGCTGGGCCGGATGCGCAGGGTGTCGCCGGACAGCGCGGAGAAGAAGCCCGCCAGGAGCAGCAGGCTGATGGCGCCCATCTGGGAGGCCTGCAGCGCCGGGCCTTCGTAGTACCACCCGGTGAGGTAGATGGCGCCGCCCAGCAGCCAGCGCGAGAGCTGTGTGTTCAGGCCGCGCATGGCACACCTGTGTGGTTGAAGGCCGCGTGAAGGACCTGCATCGTGGGCCGCCATGAAGCCGAACCCGTGATGTGCCGGACCTGTTCCAGCGTGGTCGCCAGGCGCTGCGGCTGGTTGGTCGAGAACAGCAGGCGGTTCTCAAACTGGTGCAGCGCATAGGCCAGTGCAAGTGCGCCGGTGGCCGCCGTCGGGTCCGTGCCGACGGTCAGCAGGCTCGCCAACTGTTCTTCGAGTTGGCTGTCTTGAGCCATCTGCCGGGTGATGGCGGGTGCGGTGAAGCGGAACGCGCCATGCAGGATGTCGGTGGACGCGGCTGGTGCCCCGTCCAGGCCGGGCGCCGGACAGCGGTACTGCAGCAACGTGCCGAAGTGCACGAGCTGGTCGTGTGACTCGCCGGTGGAGCTGCCATAGGCCCCCAGCCGGCCTTCGGCCATGCAGCGTTCGAACAGCGGCTTCAAGGGGGCCAGCGTGTCGTGGGCTTGCGCCTCGTGCAGCAGCAGGCCGTCCACCCGCTCGCGTTGCAGCAAGCGCAGGCTGGTCTCCACGGACCGGGCGATGAAGTCGGGATTGAAGTTCGCGGGCGGGGCGCGGTGGGCCATGCCTTTGAGCACGGCGCTGCGCAGACCCGGGATGTGCCGGGCCAGGGGCTTGACGATGGCCCGCGCTGTCTGCAGGAGGCCGGGCGAAGCCGGGCGGGCCAGCCCGGCCTTGGTGAATACCGTGACGGCTTCTTGCCGACCCCGGAGGGCCTCGCCCAGCACGGTTTCGGACATGCCCAGGCCGTAGGGGGGCGCGGTGTCGAAGTGGCGAATACCCAGGTCCAGCGCCGCGTGCACGAGCCGCAGGGCGTTGGCCTTCTCGGGGCCGCCCTTGAGCCGGCCACAGCCGAAGCCCAGCCGTTGCGAGATGAGGTCGGTGCGGGTGTCCATCGTCATGCGGTCGCCGGTTCGCGCTGCAGCCGCTCGGCCAGCCGGGCCGTGAGCGCCATGGCGGTGAAGGTGGGGTTGGCGTAGCTGGAGGTGCGGAACACGGCGGCACCGGCCACGAAGAGGTTGCGGGTGCCGAACACGCGCAGCTCGCTGTCGACCACGCCGTCACCCGCGTGGTGGCCCATGCGTGCACCGCCGCACTGGTGGAAGGTGTCGCGGGCGTGGTCGAGCACGCGGGTGTCTTCGGTGTCGAGCAGCGCGTCGATCTCCACCCGGGCCAGGCCGGCGGCCAGCAGGCTGTCGCCGATGCGGCGCACAAAGGCGGCCATGGCGCGCACCTCGGGCTGGCCGCCGATGCGCCAGTCCAGCGAGGCCAGCGGCATGCCGAAGCGGTCCTTGCGTTCGGGGTCGAGCGTGATGCGGCTGTCGTCGCGGGGCAGTTGTTCGGCGTGCATGACGAGCCAGACACCGCGGTCGCCGGGGTTGTAGATGCGGTGGTGCCGCAGGTACTGCACGATCATCGGCACCCAGGCGCTGCCCATGCCCTTGACGTGGCGCAGCACCTCGCCCAGGTTCAGGCCGAGACCTTGGCGAGGCAGCCCGCCGCGCATCAGCGAGCGCACCAGCACTTTCAGATGCTGCAGGTGTTCGGCGATGCTGGACTCGAACGCGAAGTAGCCGGTGACGTTGAGTGCCGCCCCGGTGCCGGCGGTGGCCGGGCCGGTGTCCAGCCGCAGCTTGGGCTGGTACTTGTGTCCACCGAGCACGATGTTCTGGAAGGTGCGCAGGAACCGGGGCTTGTCCAGCAGATGCACCCGGGCGCCGCGCATCTCCAGGTGGTCCTGGAAGCCCGCGCCCACCCAGGTGTTGTTCGCCCAGGGAGCCTGGGGCAGCTCGACTGCGCTGGCGAGCAGCAGACGGGCGATTTCGATGGTGCCGTTGGCCAGCACAAAACGCCGGCCCTGGATGGCGAGCGATGTGCCGTCGGGCAAGGCCACACGCACCGAGGTGATGTGCTCTCCATCGGGTGCGAGGTCCAGGCCCGTGGCGTGCGCGTGCAGCAAGACGGTGAGGTTCGGCGCGTTGTGCAGGCGTTCGCGGAAGTACCGCGCCATCGCAGGTTCCTTGAGCCAGCGCGTGAGGAACAGCGTGAACCCGGGGATGTCGGGGAAGCCCTCGCCGAAGAGCTTGTGCGCCTGCGGCGTGGACTCGTCCAGCACATCGGCCAGGCGCAGTTCCCGGGCCACGGCTTCGTACCAGGGCAAGAGGTCGTCGTAGCTGATGGGCCAGGGCGCATCGGCCACACCGGCACGGGCTTCGAAGTCCGATGGGACGAA is a genomic window of Hydrogenophaga sp. RAC07 containing:
- a CDS encoding O-antigen ligase family protein; protein product: MRGLNTQLSRWLLGGAIYLTGWYYEGPALQASQMGAISLLLLAGFFSALSGDTLRIRPSLVEWLFGTAFLFAMLVAWMTGNVLSTMYGAMLLLVLVAMAFLIRHRGADELIVVFRWAYVALVGTVLALESPALFASLSGSVEHGLGLVRYQPLGMHPNLSGLVYGGGALLFLQRWLAAPTRSQKVFALAMVVLCLCVLLAASARAGMLALAVAGATGVGLIALRGSRRSRMGLVLAALVAVGVVLFNWAAIKDYLSLILDIDSPTRGVESGATGRTEIWRAGIELVFSDASLLFAGRGIRSALPEIIGFPVESSYINLALEHGIFFGSLITLAFVVTACRALHHGLPPGQPRYPLFLVGLMFVFMLAQSFFNRYLIGVGNPYSLWILVLLLQVNLRPMAAATHRLRPVARSAFPSHRLDRIPT
- a CDS encoding aldo/keto reductase; protein product: MTMDTRTDLISQRLGFGCGRLKGGPEKANALRLVHAALDLGIRHFDTAPPYGLGMSETVLGEALRGRQEAVTVFTKAGLARPASPGLLQTARAIVKPLARHIPGLRSAVLKGMAHRAPPANFNPDFIARSVETSLRLLQRERVDGLLLHEAQAHDTLAPLKPLFERCMAEGRLGAYGSSTGESHDQLVHFGTLLQYRCPAPGLDGAPAASTDILHGAFRFTAPAITRQMAQDSQLEEQLASLLTVGTDPTAATGALALAYALHQFENRLLFSTNQPQRLATTLEQVRHITGSASWRPTMQVLHAAFNHTGVPCAA
- a CDS encoding GMC oxidoreductase — encoded protein: MIFDLQHSPPPDTAHDVVIVGGGTVALLLAVLLERGGQRVLVLETGGGSFEAPSQALNDATVTGRAHTGISVARGRALGGTSNLWGGQLTGFVPSDFEARAGVADAPWPISYDDLLPWYEAVARELRLADVLDESTPQAHKLFGEGFPDIPGFTLFLTRWLKEPAMARYFRERLHNAPNLTVLLHAHATGLDLAPDGEHITSVRVALPDGTSLAIQGRRFVLANGTIEIARLLLASAVELPQAPWANNTWVGAGFQDHLEMRGARVHLLDKPRFLRTFQNIVLGGHKYQPKLRLDTGPATAGTGAALNVTGYFAFESSIAEHLQHLKVLVRSLMRGGLPRQGLGLNLGEVLRHVKGMGSAWVPMIVQYLRHHRIYNPGDRGVWLVMHAEQLPRDDSRITLDPERKDRFGMPLASLDWRIGGQPEVRAMAAFVRRIGDSLLAAGLARVEIDALLDTEDTRVLDHARDTFHQCGGARMGHHAGDGVVDSELRVFGTRNLFVAGAAVFRTSSYANPTFTAMALTARLAERLQREPATA